The Oncorhynchus tshawytscha isolate Ot180627B linkage group LG08, Otsh_v2.0, whole genome shotgun sequence genome window below encodes:
- the LOC112256213 gene encoding atlastin-3 isoform X1 → MGSEPGPVQIVTVCKEDHSFALDTEALGRVLLAPEVRDKHVVVLSVAGAFRKGKSFILDFMLRYMYRKKHGEEWLGQDDEPLTGFKWRGGSEPETTGIQLWSEVFLVEKSDGTEVAVLLMDTQGAFDNQSTVKDCATIFALSTMTSSIQIYNLSQNIQEDDLQQLQLFTEYGRLAMDEIYLKPFQSLMFLIRDWSFPYEYKYGLNGGREFLDKRLQVKETQHEELQTVREHIHSCFTSINCFLLPHPGLKVATSPAFKGQLSDVAPEFKKELRNLIATLLHPNCLAEKEINGNKVTCRGLLEFFKAYIKIYQGEDLPHPKSMLQATAEANNLAAVAGAKDQYYKNMEKVCGGDLPYVAPASLEEKHHFFLQESLHVFSSTKKMGGQEFCDRYRDQLEAELVELWQSFSKHNESKNVFSAFRTPAVLFVLVCFLYVLSGLLLFIGLATIALICDCVLGLAMVAMLTWSFIRYSGKYRGLGGAIDQTADVILQQATVVLNKSRPAVAEMRKSS, encoded by the exons ATGGGGAGTGAGCCAGGCCCGGTCCAGATTGTGACAGTTTGCAAGGAGGATCACTCCTTTGCCTTGGACACAGAGGCTCTGGGACGGGTTCTGCTGGCACCGGAGGTCCGGGACAAACATGTGGTGGTGCTCTCAGTGGCTGGGGCCTTCCGGAAAGGCAAGAGCTTCATTCTGGACTTCATGCTCCGCTACATGTACAGGAAG AAGCATGGTGAGGAATGGCTGGGCCAGGACGATGAGCCCCTGACTGGGTTCAAATGGAGGGGGGGCTCAGAGCCAGAGACCACCGGCATCCAGCTGTGGAGTGAGGTCTTCCTGGTGGAGAAGAGTGATGGAACAGAG GTGGCAGTATTACTGATGGACACCCAGGGTGCATTTGATAACCAGTCAACCGTGAAGGATTGTGCCACAATCTTTGCCCTCAGCACCATGACCAGCTCAATACAG ATCTACAACCTCTCACAGAACATTCAGGAAGATGATCTGCAGCAGTTGCAG CTATTCACAGAGTATGGTCGCCTCGCCATGGATGAAATCTATCTGAAGCCCTTTCAG TCTCTGATGTTCCTAATCAGGGATTGGAGCTTTCCCTATGAGTATAAATACGGGCTCAACGGAGGCAGAGAGTTCCTGGATAAACGTCTACAG GTGAAGGAGACTCAGCATGAGGAACTACAGACAGTGAGGGAACACATTCATTCCTGCTTCACCTCCATCAACTGTTTCCTGCTACCACATCCTGGGTTGAAGGTGGCCACCAGCCCTGCTTTCAAAGGCCAGCTTAGTG ATGTGGCTCCCGAGTTTAAAAAGGAGCTTCGCAACCTCATCGCCACACTGCTGCACCCTAACTGCCTGGCTGAGAAAGAGATCAACGGCAACAAAGTCACCTGCAGGGGCCTGCTGGAGTTCTTCAAG GCATACATCAAGATCTACCAAGGTGAAGACTTGCCACACCCGAAGTCTATGCTGCAG GCCACAGCAGAGGCCAACAACTTGGCAGCCGTGGCAGGAGCCAAAGACCAGTATTACAAGAACATGGAGAAG GTTTGTGGGGGAGACCTTCCCTATGTGGCTCCTGCCTCTCTGGAGGAGAAGCACCACTTCTTCCTCCAGGAGTccctccatgtcttctcctccacCAAGAAGATGGGAGGGCAGGAGTTCTGCGACCGCTACCGAGACCAGCTTGAGGCCGAGCTGGTAGAACTGTGGCAGTCTTTCAGCAAGCACAATGAG TCAAAGAATGTCTTCAGTGCTTTCCGGACGCCCGCAGTGCTTTTTGTCCTTGTGTGCTTCCTGTACGTGCTGTCAGGGCTGTTGCTCTTCATCGGCCTGGCTACAATTGCTTTGATATGTGACTGTGTCTTGGGCCTGGCCATGGTCGCCATGCTCACCTGGAGCTTCATACGCTATTCGGGAAAATACCGGGGGCTGGGGGGAGCCATCGACCAGACAGCAGATGTCATACTGCAGCAG GCCACTGTGGTATTGAACAAGTCGAGGCCAGCGGTGGCTGAGATGAGGAAATCCAGCTAG
- the LOC112256213 gene encoding atlastin-3 isoform X2 translates to MGSEPGPVQIVTVCKEDHSFALDTEALGRVLLAPEVRDKHVVVLSVAGAFRKGKSFILDFMLRYMYRKHGEEWLGQDDEPLTGFKWRGGSEPETTGIQLWSEVFLVEKSDGTEVAVLLMDTQGAFDNQSTVKDCATIFALSTMTSSIQIYNLSQNIQEDDLQQLQLFTEYGRLAMDEIYLKPFQSLMFLIRDWSFPYEYKYGLNGGREFLDKRLQVKETQHEELQTVREHIHSCFTSINCFLLPHPGLKVATSPAFKGQLSDVAPEFKKELRNLIATLLHPNCLAEKEINGNKVTCRGLLEFFKAYIKIYQGEDLPHPKSMLQATAEANNLAAVAGAKDQYYKNMEKVCGGDLPYVAPASLEEKHHFFLQESLHVFSSTKKMGGQEFCDRYRDQLEAELVELWQSFSKHNESKNVFSAFRTPAVLFVLVCFLYVLSGLLLFIGLATIALICDCVLGLAMVAMLTWSFIRYSGKYRGLGGAIDQTADVILQQATVVLNKSRPAVAEMRKSS, encoded by the exons ATGGGGAGTGAGCCAGGCCCGGTCCAGATTGTGACAGTTTGCAAGGAGGATCACTCCTTTGCCTTGGACACAGAGGCTCTGGGACGGGTTCTGCTGGCACCGGAGGTCCGGGACAAACATGTGGTGGTGCTCTCAGTGGCTGGGGCCTTCCGGAAAGGCAAGAGCTTCATTCTGGACTTCATGCTCCGCTACATGTACAGGAAG CATGGTGAGGAATGGCTGGGCCAGGACGATGAGCCCCTGACTGGGTTCAAATGGAGGGGGGGCTCAGAGCCAGAGACCACCGGCATCCAGCTGTGGAGTGAGGTCTTCCTGGTGGAGAAGAGTGATGGAACAGAG GTGGCAGTATTACTGATGGACACCCAGGGTGCATTTGATAACCAGTCAACCGTGAAGGATTGTGCCACAATCTTTGCCCTCAGCACCATGACCAGCTCAATACAG ATCTACAACCTCTCACAGAACATTCAGGAAGATGATCTGCAGCAGTTGCAG CTATTCACAGAGTATGGTCGCCTCGCCATGGATGAAATCTATCTGAAGCCCTTTCAG TCTCTGATGTTCCTAATCAGGGATTGGAGCTTTCCCTATGAGTATAAATACGGGCTCAACGGAGGCAGAGAGTTCCTGGATAAACGTCTACAG GTGAAGGAGACTCAGCATGAGGAACTACAGACAGTGAGGGAACACATTCATTCCTGCTTCACCTCCATCAACTGTTTCCTGCTACCACATCCTGGGTTGAAGGTGGCCACCAGCCCTGCTTTCAAAGGCCAGCTTAGTG ATGTGGCTCCCGAGTTTAAAAAGGAGCTTCGCAACCTCATCGCCACACTGCTGCACCCTAACTGCCTGGCTGAGAAAGAGATCAACGGCAACAAAGTCACCTGCAGGGGCCTGCTGGAGTTCTTCAAG GCATACATCAAGATCTACCAAGGTGAAGACTTGCCACACCCGAAGTCTATGCTGCAG GCCACAGCAGAGGCCAACAACTTGGCAGCCGTGGCAGGAGCCAAAGACCAGTATTACAAGAACATGGAGAAG GTTTGTGGGGGAGACCTTCCCTATGTGGCTCCTGCCTCTCTGGAGGAGAAGCACCACTTCTTCCTCCAGGAGTccctccatgtcttctcctccacCAAGAAGATGGGAGGGCAGGAGTTCTGCGACCGCTACCGAGACCAGCTTGAGGCCGAGCTGGTAGAACTGTGGCAGTCTTTCAGCAAGCACAATGAG TCAAAGAATGTCTTCAGTGCTTTCCGGACGCCCGCAGTGCTTTTTGTCCTTGTGTGCTTCCTGTACGTGCTGTCAGGGCTGTTGCTCTTCATCGGCCTGGCTACAATTGCTTTGATATGTGACTGTGTCTTGGGCCTGGCCATGGTCGCCATGCTCACCTGGAGCTTCATACGCTATTCGGGAAAATACCGGGGGCTGGGGGGAGCCATCGACCAGACAGCAGATGTCATACTGCAGCAG GCCACTGTGGTATTGAACAAGTCGAGGCCAGCGGTGGCTGAGATGAGGAAATCCAGCTAG